A window from Frischella perrara encodes these proteins:
- a CDS encoding amino acid ABC transporter permease/ATP-binding protein: MTDLNGELKNRDVVTSQGFDWHYFVSQLVNPNFVKASWTVTKLSIIAWTCALLFGLLLALGNRAKNPILQNLTTSYIWLFRSLPLLVLLIYIYSLPRFWEASSVVLSDPFWAGLIALILSESAYMAEIHRGALQAIPNGQIEAGKALGIRYWAIQTKIIFPQALRIALPPLTNQLVTIVKLTSLLSVISLTEILLVGQQLYTRNFLVIETLTVVAIYYVAIVTMVTWLIKRFEIYLDVTKRKNKQPEKLTSLTSFSNTETTSILSNNQKSKFVLELANLNKYYGHTQVLKNINLNVCWGNVISIIGPSGSGKTTLIRSINGLTHLDEGTIKLEGTPFIQGRKNPNKQFYERIVHLGMVFQNYNLFPHKTVLDNLLLAPDYHKMDKEESKRSALILLNKVGMIDHAFKYPHQLSGGQQQRVAIARALVMKPSIILFDEPTSALDPELVNEVLSVIAQLAAEGMTMLIVTHEMSFAFKVSNRIIFMENGEIIHDDSPDAIRKSSDKRLQQFLNQCEH; the protein is encoded by the coding sequence ATTACTGATTTAAATGGTGAATTAAAAAATAGAGATGTCGTTACATCACAAGGTTTTGACTGGCATTATTTTGTATCACAATTAGTAAATCCTAATTTTGTTAAAGCAAGCTGGACAGTAACTAAGTTAAGTATCATAGCTTGGACATGTGCCCTACTCTTTGGTTTGTTATTAGCTTTAGGCAATCGAGCTAAAAATCCAATTTTACAGAATTTAACAACATCCTATATTTGGTTATTTCGTAGCTTACCTTTGCTTGTTCTTTTAATTTACATTTACAGTTTACCGCGATTTTGGGAAGCAAGCAGTGTTGTGTTGTCTGACCCTTTTTGGGCTGGTTTGATAGCTTTAATTTTAAGTGAAAGTGCTTATATGGCCGAAATTCATCGCGGAGCTTTACAAGCTATTCCAAATGGTCAAATAGAGGCGGGTAAAGCATTAGGTATACGTTATTGGGCAATTCAAACAAAAATAATTTTCCCTCAAGCCTTACGCATTGCACTACCTCCTCTAACGAATCAACTCGTTACCATAGTTAAGCTTACCTCATTACTGTCCGTGATTTCATTAACTGAGATTTTACTAGTAGGACAGCAGCTTTATACGCGAAATTTTTTAGTCATAGAAACCCTAACAGTTGTTGCAATTTATTATGTCGCGATTGTGACAATGGTTACATGGTTAATTAAACGATTTGAAATCTATCTAGACGTCACAAAACGCAAAAATAAACAACCAGAAAAATTGACATCTTTAACTTCATTTTCAAACACCGAAACAACCTCAATCTTATCAAATAATCAAAAAAGTAAATTTGTTTTAGAACTAGCGAACCTAAATAAATACTATGGACATACTCAGGTATTAAAAAATATTAATTTAAATGTCTGTTGGGGAAATGTAATATCAATTATTGGACCATCTGGATCGGGTAAAACGACATTAATACGATCGATAAACGGCTTAACCCACTTAGATGAAGGTACGATTAAGTTGGAAGGTACGCCTTTTATTCAAGGACGTAAAAATCCTAATAAACAGTTTTATGAACGAATTGTTCATTTAGGTATGGTTTTCCAGAATTATAATTTATTCCCGCATAAAACGGTTCTAGACAATCTGCTATTAGCACCGGATTATCATAAAATGGATAAAGAGGAAAGCAAACGATCGGCTTTAATTTTATTAAATAAAGTGGGAATGATAGATCATGCATTTAAATATCCTCATCAATTATCTGGCGGGCAACAGCAACGTGTGGCAATAGCACGAGCTTTAGTAATGAAACCGAGTATAATATTATTTGATGAGCCAACTTCTGCCTTAGATCCCGAGTTAGTTAATGAAGTTTTATCAGTGATAGCTCAATTAGCGGCGGAAGGTATGACAATGTTAATTGTGACACATGAGATGTCTTTTGCGTTTAAAGTTTCAAATCGTATTATTTTTATGGAGAATGGGGAAATTATTCATGATGATTCTCCGGATGCTATAAGAAAAAGTAGTGATAAACGTCTACAACAATTTTTAAATCAATGTGAACATTAA